DNA from Gammaproteobacteria bacterium:
GTCCAACCATGATGTGGCATTCTTGAATGCGGGGAGTTTGATCTGAAGGAATCGCAATACAATAATCACAAGCACTTTGAATCGCGCCTTGATTACCGGCAAAACCAACTGTCACGATATCCATTTTTTTGGCTTGTTCGATCGCTAACAATACATTTTTAGAATTGCCCGACGTCGTAATACCGATAAATACATCACCGGCTTTACCATTGGCTTGTACTTGACGCGAAAAAATTTGTTCATAACCATAGTCATTACCCACCGCCGTCAAAATAGAAGTATCGGTAGTCAACGCTAATGAAGGTAAGCCGGGGCGGTCATAACGATAACGCCCAACCAATTCTGCTGCTAAATGTTGTGCATCCGCGGCGCTGCCACCATTGCCCGCAAACATTATTTTATTGCCGGCTTTAATGGCTTGCAGACAACGTTCGGCAACGTCATGAATGGTGTTTAATAAACCAACTTCGAGCAACATGGCCTGCTTAACACTGACCGCTTCACTAATATTATCAATAATATAATCACGCCCTGGCATGACAACTCACTCGCTATGGATGGTTTGTAATGCTGCGTAGTTTAACTGTTTTCAAGTCGTTGCGCTGCTCTGCGACTATTTGCAGCAGGTCTTCAACGCTCGGCCGCATGATAGGCCGCGAGCAATTGAGGCCAGTCACGTGTTTCTTCGAAATAGAATCCCGGGGTTTGTCGTTTTAATTTACGCAAGGAGCGCAATAAACGCGCTAAATTAGCCTGCATCCAGCCTGTAATCTGGTCTTTTTCCGCTGCTAATAATCGCCCTCGATCAAAATCAATTAAATAAGGCCCCTGCGCCGTGCATAAAATATTATGCGCATTAAGATCGGCATGCCATACACCGGCACGATGAAAACGCCGCAGCATTTGCCCTAGCACTTGCCAATCTGTGGATTGCTGCAACAAAAAATGAGATAGCGGCTGACTATTTTCCAGATAACGAGTCGCCAAATCGGCGGTATAACTAAGACCTTCGCGATACGCCTGCGCAGCCACAGGTTGCGGAACCGGTAAGCCTGCGTCATATAAAATTTTAAGTAACTGCCATTCACGATACGGCCGAGTATGTTGCCAACCTAACCATAAATAACGATCACTCACTATGCGCGCGATAACCCCGCCCCGTCGATAATGACGCAAGACGACGGCGCCCGTCACATGCGACACAATCCACGTTTGACCACGACCCGCTGCTGCCCGTTGCGCGCTTTCTTCAGTGGCTGCAGGCAATTGCAAAACCATCATCGGATCTTTTATTGCTGCGTCATAGACGATATGTCGCTGATGCTCGATAATCTCGGCCACATGCATGAACCATCTTCCCATTCGTTGTTAACTGAAATGCCGCATCCAGCATCTGCACCGGCTTCCATTTGTATTTTGCGATTATCCGCTATTGGCGATATTACGCATATGCTGCCATTGCTTCGCACCCTACAACATCAGTGGCCGCATTGCCAAATCACGTGGGTGATTGGGGCTTTAGAACATCAGCTGATCGGCGATATTGCCGATGTAGAATTTATCGTCGTACACAAAAAACGCACCTTACGTGAATATTTTCGATTGCGTCAGTTATTGCGACAACGTCATTTCGATGTGCTCTTGCACATGCAAGCTTCATGGCGCGCAAATATTTTTAGCTTAGCAATCAATGCAGCAAGCCGAATTGGTTTTGATAAAACACGCGCACGTAACAGCCAATGGTTATTTAGTAATCAAAAAATTTCGCCTCAAGCACAGAATCATGTATTAGATAGTTTTTTACAATTTGCCGAAACATTGGGCATTGTTAATCCACAATTAATATGGGATCTACCCATTCCAACGGATGCCAGCACTGCCATGCGTGCGCGCGTGCAAACACCGTATTTAGTTATTAATGCGTGTAGCAGTGCCCGGTTGCGCAATTTTCGTAATTGGTCAACCAGTGGTTATGCCGCTGTCATTGATTATGCTTACACTCGTTATGATTTACGTACGGTTTTAAGCGGTGGTAATAATGCTGTTGAAAAAAATCTGGCAGATGAAATTTATGCGGCGTGTACACACAAACCCATTAATCTCGTAGGACAAACCAATCTAAAACAATTAGCCGCATTATTACAATCAGCACGCGTGGTTATCGCGCCGGACACGGGGCCTTTACATATTGCTAACGCAGTTGGCACCGACGTAATAGGTTTATACGCCAGCTCTAATCCCGCGCGCACGGGGCCGTATGGCCAACTTGAATACGTAGTGAATGCCTATCCCGCTGCTTTAGAAAAATTTAATCAACAAACCATCGCAACTGCACCATGGGGACAACGTGTGCGTGACCCTGACGTCATGAATATGATTAAGCCTGAAGAAGTAATAAAAATGCTGGACAAGATTTTACAAAAAAAATAATTAACTTAGCTGGTATTTATTTGGTATTTATTTGGGCGCGGATTTTTTGGATGCGCTGCGCGACGTCGGCGGCTGAAATTTCTCGTAGACAATTATAATGACCTAATGGACAGTGACGTTCAAAACACGGGCTGCAACTTAAACCTTGGTACATTATTTCTGCGTGATGACTCAAAGGCGGCGTAAATGTCGGACTCGACGAACCATAAATGGCTACTACCGGCACATTCACCGCAGCCGCAATATGCATTAAGCCTGAATCATTACTGACTACAACTTGCGCACTCGCTAATAAATCAATTACATCTTCTAAGCGCGTTTCGCCGCATAAATTCCGCACGCTAGTAATATTTGCCAGATCGACAATCATCTGACCTGCAGGTTTATCTTTTGTCGAACCTAAAATCCACGTTTGATAACCTTGCACCGCTAATTGCTGCGCGAGTTCTGCAAAATATTCAAGTGGCCATTGTTTAGCTGGACCATATTCTGCACCGGGCATCATTGCAACAATCGGTTTTTTGCTATTTAAATTTAATCGTTGCAATAAAAGCTGCTGATTATCAAGATCAATACGTAGCCGCGGTTGTGGAATCATAAAAGCTGTGGCGGCGTCCGTTCGCGATAATCCTAAGGCGACAAAACGTTTAACAGTTTGGTTTAAATGTTGACGATCTAACACGCGCCTATCATTTAATAAACCCCAGCGTAACTCACTATTAAAACCAATGCGTTGCGGCACACGCGCAAACCAAGGTACCAATGCCGCTTTAAATGAACGCGGCAATGTAATCGCATGCGTGTACTGCTCCGCGCGCAATTGTTTGCCTAACCGCCAACGTTTCATTAAAGCCAACTCACCATGAGCCGCTGCTAACGTCCAACTGTTTCGCACTTCTGGCATGCGCGCCAATAACGCAACTGACCAAGCAGGCGCTACCACATCAATAATACAATCAGGATTTTGTTGTTTTAAACTTATAAATAACGCTTGCGCCATTACCATATCACCCACCCATGCAGGGCCAATGACAAGATAACGTTTAATGATATTACTCATATGTGACTAAGGTTGTGGATTCAAAAAATCCATATATAAAGGTACCGCTTCTTCTACCGTCATAAACTGATCCTGATAACCTGCTTCGTACAACAAGCTCATATCTGCTTCAGTAAAACTTTGATACCGACCTTTTAAATGTTCCGGAAAAGGCATGTATTGAATTTCGCCATTACCATGATAAGCACGTACCGCATGCGCAACATCATTAAAAGTTTGGCTATGACCAGTGCCGCAATTAAATACGCCAGACACTTGCGGATTTTGCATAAACCATAAATTTACTTTAATAACGTCAGCTACATAAATAAAATCACGTCGTTGTTCGCCATCGTCATAACCATCGGAGCCTTCAAACAAACGCATCGCACCCGTATCATGCAACTGTTTGTCAAAATGATAAGCGACACTGGCCATCGAACCTTTATGTTGTTCACGCGGGCCATACACATTGAAATAACGCAAACCTACAATTTGTGCAGGAGCTTCGACTAAACGCGCGCGCACATATTGATCAAATAAAAATTTTGAGTAGCCGTACACATTTAATGGTTTTTCAAACTGACGCTCTTCTTTAAAAACTGCGCTGCCACCATATACTGCAGCTGACGAGGCATAAATAAAAGGCACGTCTTTCGCCATACAAAAATGTAATAACTCTTTTGAATACGCATAATTGTTTTCCATCATGTAACGACCATTCCATTCCGTGGTCGAAGAACACGCCCCTTGATGAAAAATCGCGTCAATGGGTTCGCCGTCAAACTCACCCACTTGCAGGCGATTTAAAAAATCTGCGCTATCAAGATAATCCGCAATTTCACAATCGGCTAAATTAAAAAACTTAGTCCCGTCTTGCAAATCATCAACCACAATAACATCCGTACGACCTTGTTCATTTAGCGCTTTTACTAAATTGCTGCCAATAAAACCTGCGCCGCCCGTTACAATAATCATCTCACATGCTCTTCTGAATGGATTCAATAATCCCGCTGGTCGAACAGCCGTCAATAAAACCTAATACAATAACGTCGCCACCTCTTGCATGCACACTTTCTGCGCCAGCGATTTGTTCAACTTTATAATCGCCGCCTTTCACCAAAACATCCGGCTGCAATTTTTCAATGATGCGTGCAGGTGTGTCTTCAGAAAAGGGTACTACCCAATCGACGCTTTCTAAAGCACTTAATACAATCATACGCTGCGCCACTGCATTCACTGGACGTTGCGGGCCTTTCAGACGCTTTACTGATTCATCACTATTAACGGCGACAATCAAACGATCACCCAACGCACGAGCTTGCGCTAAATAAGCCACATGCCCTGCATGCAAAATATCAAAACAACCATTTGTCATAACAATGCGTTCACCGCTGGCGCGCGCGCGCGCTAACAACGCTAACAACGCATCTTCTTGCACGACGCCGCGTTGCAATGGTTCATGCGCTAACATCGCTAATTGTAATTCGCGTAAGTTCGCCGTTGCAGTACCTAATTTAGCCACGACTACGCCTGCAGCTAAATTGGATAAAGCGGTGGCATCAGCCCATTCCATTTTCGCCGCTATCCCTGCAGCCAATACTGCAATCACGGTATCACCGGCGCCGGTCACATCAAACACTTCGCGCGCATGCGTAGGTAATAATAAAGGCTGTTGATTTTTACGAAATAAAGCCATGCCTTTTTCACTGCGCGTAATTAATAAAGCGTCTAAGTTTAAAGACTGACGCAATTGTTCGGCTTTTTGAATGAGTGTCGCTTCATCCACACACACACCGACAACCGCTTCAAATTCAGATTGATTCGGCGTGATCACGCTGGCATTTTTATAACGCGAAAAATCTGTACCTTTAGGATCAATTAACACGGCTTTGCCTGCAGCACGCGCGCGCGCGATTAAATCCGCCACATCAAGCAAGGTACCTTTGCCATAATCCGACAAAATCACCGCATCACATTGACTCAAGGCTTCATCATATGCGTGTACTAAGTTGGCATACTCTGCATTAGCAAAACCATCTTCAAAATCCATGCGAATTAATTGTTGTTGGCGACTAACAATGCGTAATTTGGTAATGGTTGCATGCTGCGCCGTAGTTAATAACTGACACTGCACCGCACGTTGTTCTAATTGTGTCCGTAAAATCTGCGCGGATTCATCAGCGCCGACCCAACCGAGCACCGTGGTTTGGCCTAATAAAGAAGCAATATTTAACGCGACGTTTGCAGCACCGCCGGGACGATCTTCAATGCGATCAACTTTAACAATAGGCACTGGCGCCTCGGGGGAAATTCGTGATGTAGGACCGTACCAATAACGATCTAACATCACGTCGCCGATCACTAAAACGCGCGTTTGACTAAAATCAGGAATATGAATTTTCATAAGTAATTATTACTGCAAACATTGACGATATAAAGCATGGTAGCACTCAGCTACTGTCACGGGTAGATAAGAACCTAAACTTTGCGTGCCTTCTTTCGCCAAACACTGAGCGAACTGTTTATCCTGCGATAATCTGTCGATAGCGTTCACTAGTTCAAGAGCGCTGCCAGCGGTAATTAATAAGCCATTTTTTTCATGGCGGATTAAATCCGGTATTCCGCCGGTGCGAGCCGCAATAATGGGTTTGTTGAGTTTCATCACATCTAATAAAGTGGATCCGAAACCTTCCTGCAAAGACGGAAATATAAAGACGTCAAACACCGAGATCCACGTACTCACTTCTCGCGTAAAGCCCACTAATTCTACGTTAGTTAAATGATATTCTTGAATTTTATTTTCTAAATAAATTCGATCGGCGCCTTCGCCTACCAAGACAAAATGTAATGTTGGTTTTGTTTCAGCGGCTTTTTTTGCAGCTTCAATAATAATACGCTGGCCTTTTTCCGAACTTAAAGCGCCGACATGTCCTATAATATAGTGACCAGCATATTTTTTTTGTAACTGCACTTGTAATTCAAGGTTCAGCGGAATGTCAGAAACCATATCCGGAATATGGCGCACGGTTTTTGCCGGCATATATTCTTCTAAAATCCGTGCAACTACCGAAGAGACCGCGCTCATTGCAATTGAGCTCCGATACACGGCTTTGGTAAACATATTATTTTTAGGTTGGTTCAATACTCGGCGCGTAATAATATAAGGAATGTTATAAATAATTTTATATAAAAATGCCCACTGCGCCGCTTTCGCTTCATGTGCGTGCAATAAATCAGGTCGCCAAGCGCGCAATCTGGTTAATCGCAAGAAATAAGGTTGCTTGATTTTAATTCGTTGCAAATTAGCTACGTCTTTCAATTCATTCCACAAAGGCGAATCTTGACGCGCAACCAGGGCTTGCATGACATTCATCGCGGCCAAGGCTTGAATTAATAATGCCGTTTGACGTTCGCCACCCCGAAAACCGCGCGCTAGATTAATATGCGCAATCCGCATTAACGACGTTTCTCTGACGACGGTTGTTGTTGATAAACATATATTTTCATATATTTAAAAAATACGCCGTTAGCATCAGCAACTGCAATCACTAAACCTCGCCAGCCGGCTAAAAAACCTAATTTTAAAACATAGCTTTTTAAAAATGCAGCGAGGCTGCGCAATACAATAATAAATGGACGATAACTTCGCTTGCTGGTTTGGCGCCGAATTTCCGAATAACGATTAATTTTAATTAAAAACTGACCCAACTCATCAACCGCAGCATGCTGCAAGACACCTTCAAATGTGCGCACTACCGCAGGTGAATTGAGCCATACTTTTTCATGCACGGGCGCATCATCAAACCCATAACGCACGCGATGAAATAAACGAATTAAACGGTCATTTCCCCAACCACCTACCCGCACGGGCTTACCCATAAACCAATTTTCACGCAAAATTTTTGCAACATGATTATCCGGCGTATCTAGCGGCCATTGCGTAAGCTCATCGGCTAAAGCAGGTGTAATACGTTCATCGGCATCAATACAAAATACCCAACTATTATTCGCTAAACTCACTGCATGATTTTTAGTCGGACCAAAACCTTGAAAGATACCTTGATAAACTTTAACGTTAGGATAACTGCGCGCAATAATTAAAGTATCATCGTTAGAACCGTTGTCAAAAATTACCACTTCAGCGAAGGGTCGCAAAGATTCCAAACAAGCCGCTAGCGTTGTTTGCGCATTTTTTGTAATAATCACGGCAGTGATGTGCTCAATCATGAAGCTCTCCTATTTCATTGTATTGCAACCGATGCATGCGGTTGCACACACGAGCTTTTGCCAAATAACGCCCAACGCATTTGGGCCACTAAGGAACTAACATTATGACACTTCGCGTACTAGCTGTGACTTCACACAGCGATTTACCCGAAACCCATACCTTCATTGGCTTACATCAAGCGGGGATTGCCATTGAAGTAATATCACATCCTGAGGCTCCACATATCAGCAAGCTCTATAAAGCAGGCGTCCCCGTCACGGAACTTAATATCAAGGGTCGTTATGATCGACACGCTATTAAGCTGATTCGCGACCACCTGTTGACGCAACAACCGCATATTTTGCACGTTTTTAATAACAATGCTACATCCAATGGATTGCTTGCTGCGAAAGGTATTAATGTGCGCATCATTGCGTATCGCGGCATTGTCGGCAACGTGAGTTTTTTCAGTCCCGCTTCATGGACGACCTATCTACACCCACGCATTCATAAAGTCATCTGCGTCGCAGAAGCTATTCGTCACTATTTTCTTAACATGTCTTTTCTCGGTTATCACTTACCAGCAGACAAATTCGTTACCTTATATAAGGGTCACGATCTTGCGTGGTACCAAATACCCATTGCTGACTTAGGTGAGTTTAATTTACCCGAGGACGCATTTGTCGTGGGTTCCGTGGCCAATATGCGGCCACGCAAAGGTATTCCGGTGTTGATTGATAGCTTGCGTTATATTCCGCGCAGCGCGAATGTGCATTTATTATTAGTTGGCAAAATGGAAGATCCGAGCTTACAAAAACATATTAAAGCGAGCGGTCAGGCGGATCGAATTCATCTTGCGGGTTTTCGTCGTGATGCGCCGCAAATGATGGGCGCATGTCATGCGTCAGTATTGCCCGCTTTAAAACGTGAAGGTTTACCAAAAGCGGTCATTGAAGCCATGGCTTATGCAACACCCTGCATCGTTACCGATTCGGGTGGTAGCCCAGAATTAATCGAACATAATGTCAGTGGTCTAGTAGTACAGTCCGGTAATGCACGCGCTATCGCAGCAGCGATTCAACAATTAGCCGCAAATCGAACCCTTGCTAAAAAAATGGGTCTTGCAGGACAACAACGGATAGCCGAACATTTTCATATCAATACTACTATTAGCAAGACGCTTGTGTTGTATCAGACTTTAGTCGCATCTGATTCGGTGCTTAAGTAATAGCTGATTAACGCTAAATAAAATGTATAGGTGCCGATAGGAATAGTCCGCGCAAAAATGGCCTCCGTTAAACCAAATATCATATATCCCAAAACCACCACCAAACCGGCGAACGCTACGCCTTGATGCTCCCACGATTTTTGTCGATAACGCCAAAATATAAAAGCGGGCACTACAAACACCGCCAATAAAACGATTAAACCCAGCAAGCCTCGACTCGCCATCACAAATAAATATTCATTATGCGGGTGACTAAAATGACCAATACGTTTGTTAATCAAACCTTGATCCGCAGCAACCGCCGCCCGCTCCGCATACACACCAACGCCGACACCATGAAGAGGTGATTCTTTAAAGAGTGACCATGCAAACCGCCACATTTCAATTCGCATACCCACAGAGGTGGCAGTTGTACCGGGTTGATAAGTTTCAACTTCATGAATGGCAAGTTCCACCCGTTTTACTACGGATAGCGATGGCAGCGTTACCACCAGCAACAAACCAATGCTCAACATAGCGATGATCGCATTACGTTGCCAACGTGCAAACCAATTCCAAGACATCCAGATACCTAAACCTAATAACACGGGAATGGCTAACCACGCACCACGTGAACCAGATAAAAAACTGGCGGACACACCCATTAACACACTCACTAAAGGTAACCAACGTAACAATCGCACGCCACGATGCGTATGTTGTTTGTACTGAGAAAAATAAGGCCACGCGCCTAATGCCATTACGCCTATCATTAGCGATAAATCACCAAATAAAATCGCATGCGTCGCGCCTTGCGCGCGAATTTGTCCGAGGAATTGTAAATAGTTTTGATAACTAGTGGTTTGCAATATCGTCGTGAGCTCTTGTTGATATTTAAAAAACACTTGATAGATTGCAACCTCGGTCAAAACAAACGGCGCCAACACAATCGGCCACCACAACCACGCACGACTTGGCTTAATCTGCCACCATAAAATCGCCAACGGTACAAAAGCTAAAAAACGCAAGAAACGACTTAATTCACGTCTGCCTTGTTGCGCGGGCTCGCCTAAAATAAAAGCCAAAATAGCCACACTTACAAAAGCCAATAAGGCGAACGCGATCCAACGTTGTTGTTTAGATAAACGCGGTGAGGACTGTGGATATGAAGCAAGCCAGCACAAAAAACCCATTATTGAACCCAGCAATAAACACGTACTAGCAGCTGACTTTACTAACACCACGCCGAAAGGAAAAAATGCCAACAATACCAAAGCACACATACGAAACTTTTCGCTGGCTACCAATCGCTGCATAGCATTTAGGTTTATATCTTGTGCATTCATCACGTTATTCATTCATCATCACTCAACATACAAACGGCCGCTATCCGCGGCCGCTGTTTTTTTATCGATATATCTCTCGTTCGTTAATCGCTAAATGTAATTCAACCATTGCGCATGTTGCTCGCGACGACCTGTTACATGATCAAAATACAAAGCTTGCAACTGCAAGGTAATCGGCCCAGGGCGACCAATACCAATCACGCGATTATCCAGCTCACGAATAGGCGTTACTTCTGCGGCTGTGCCGGTAAAAAAAGCTTCATCGGCAATATAAACTTCATCGCGCGTAATGCGTTTTTCCTGTACTTCCAAACCTTGTTCGCGTGCTAACTGCATAATGGTCGCGCGCGTAATGCCATCTAAACAGGACGTTAATTCGGGCGTATACAAAATGCCATTGCGGACAATAAAAATATTTTCGCTACTACCTTCCGCTACATATCCTTCTGTATCTAATAACAAGGCTTCATCAAAACCTTGTTGCGATACTTCCGTTAACGCCAACATGGAGTTCATATAACTACCATTTGATTTAGCTTTGCACATATTCACGTTGACATGATGACGACTATAAGACGAGGTCTTAATGCGTATGCCTTTTTCTAAACTTTCGGGACCCAAATAAGCGCCCCAATGCCACGCCGCAATCGCGACATGAACTTGTAAATTTTTTGCACGTAAACCCATACCTTCTGAACCATAAAAACAAATAGGCCGAATATAGGCAGACGCTAATTTATTTGCACGTACAACTTCTTTTTGTGCTTCATTTAATGTGGCTTGATCATAGGGCATAGCCATTTGCAAAATTTTGGCAGAATTAAATAAACGCTGCGTATGTTCTGCTAAACGAAAAATTGATGTGCCTTGGCTGGTTTCATAAGCACGCAAACCTTCGATCACACCCAAACCATAATGCAAGGTATGCGTCAGCACATGCACCTTGGCATCGCGCCACGGAATTAATTTACCATCAAACCAAATCCAACCATCACGGTCAGCCATCGTACTCATCGTTGTCATATCAGTTCACGTCTTCTGGTTACAAGTTGCTATAAACAGCTGCGTAGCCGCAGCAAACATTCTTTCTACGTTTCCATCCAGCGCTGCCAATAACGCGCAACACCTTCTACCACTGCACGCAATGCGGGCGATAATTCCGCCAGTACCGCATTTTCACCTTGTAATGCTTGACGGTGAATATGGCCCCGCAATTCACGATAAGCATCGGTCAAAAATGCAGCATCCGCTGTTTCAATTAAGCCAGCTTCAGCAAACGATTCCAGTAAGCGGATATTGTCAGGAAAGCGCGTTAATTCGGGGTGATCGGCCGACCACGCCAGAACGCCGTATTGCACCATAAATTCAATATCAGCGATACCACCTCTATCCTGTTTCAAGTCAAATTCGTCGTTTTTACTTTTACTTAAACTCTGTCGCATGCGCTCGCGCATTTCTTGCACCTCGACGCGCAAGATCGCCACATCACGTCTACGCATAAGGATCTCGCGACGAATCTGTGCAAACATTTCCGCTAACGCCGGATCACCCGCTACCCAACGCGCTCGGACTAATGCTTGATACTCCCACGTCCAGGCTTTTTCACGCTGATATTGTGCAAAACCGGTAATGGATGGCACCAGCACTCCGGCCTGCCCGTCGGGACGCAAACGTAAATCTACTTCGTACAACACACCCGCCACGGTGGTAGTGCCGACGCTATGCATAATCCGTTGCGCGAGTCGCGCAAAAAACACGGCATTATCGACA
Protein-coding regions in this window:
- a CDS encoding D-sedoheptulose 7-phosphate isomerase produces the protein MPGRDYIIDNISEAVSVKQAMLLEVGLLNTIHDVAERCLQAIKAGNKIMFAGNGGSAADAQHLAAELVGRYRYDRPGLPSLALTTDTSILTAVGNDYGYEQIFSRQVQANGKAGDVFIGITTSGNSKNVLLAIEQAKKMDIVTVGFAGNQGAIQSACDYCIAIPSDQTPRIQECHIMVGQILCGYIEASLYPRS
- a CDS encoding 3-deoxy-D-manno-octulosonic acid kinase, with product MHVAEIIEHQRHIVYDAAIKDPMMVLQLPAATEESAQRAAAGRGQTWIVSHVTGAVVLRHYRRGGVIARIVSDRYLWLGWQHTRPYREWQLLKILYDAGLPVPQPVAAQAYREGLSYTADLATRYLENSQPLSHFLLQQSTDWQVLGQMLRRFHRAGVWHADLNAHNILCTAQGPYLIDFDRGRLLAAEKDQITGWMQANLARLLRSLRKLKRQTPGFYFEETRDWPQLLAAYHAAER
- a CDS encoding glycosyltransferase family 9 protein; its protein translation is MPHPASAPASICILRLSAIGDITHMLPLLRTLQHQWPHCQITWVIGALEHQLIGDIADVEFIVVHKKRTLREYFRLRQLLRQRHFDVLLHMQASWRANIFSLAINAASRIGFDKTRARNSQWLFSNQKISPQAQNHVLDSFLQFAETLGIVNPQLIWDLPIPTDASTAMRARVQTPYLVINACSSARLRNFRNWSTSGYAAVIDYAYTRYDLRTVLSGGNNAVEKNLADEIYAACTHKPINLVGQTNLKQLAALLQSARVVIAPDTGPLHIANAVGTDVIGLYASSNPARTGPYGQLEYVVNAYPAALEKFNQQTIATAPWGQRVRDPDVMNMIKPEEVIKMLDKILQKK
- the waaF gene encoding lipopolysaccharide heptosyltransferase II gives rise to the protein MSNIIKRYLVIGPAWVGDMVMAQALFISLKQQNPDCIIDVVAPAWSVALLARMPEVRNSWTLAAAHGELALMKRWRLGKQLRAEQYTHAITLPRSFKAALVPWFARVPQRIGFNSELRWGLLNDRRVLDRQHLNQTVKRFVALGLSRTDAATAFMIPQPRLRIDLDNQQLLLQRLNLNSKKPIVAMMPGAEYGPAKQWPLEYFAELAQQLAVQGYQTWILGSTKDKPAGQMIVDLANITSVRNLCGETRLEDVIDLLASAQVVVSNDSGLMHIAAAVNVPVVAIYGSSSPTFTPPLSHHAEIMYQGLSCSPCFERHCPLGHYNCLREISAADVAQRIQKIRAQINTK
- the rfaD gene encoding ADP-glyceromanno-heptose 6-epimerase produces the protein MIIVTGGAGFIGSNLVKALNEQGRTDVIVVDDLQDGTKFFNLADCEIADYLDSADFLNRLQVGEFDGEPIDAIFHQGACSSTTEWNGRYMMENNYAYSKELLHFCMAKDVPFIYASSAAVYGGSAVFKEERQFEKPLNVYGYSKFLFDQYVRARLVEAPAQIVGLRYFNVYGPREQHKGSMASVAYHFDKQLHDTGAMRLFEGSDGYDDGEQRRDFIYVADVIKVNLWFMQNPQVSGVFNCGTGHSQTFNDVAHAVRAYHGNGEIQYMPFPEHLKGRYQSFTEADMSLLYEAGYQDQFMTVEEAVPLYMDFLNPQP
- the hldE gene encoding bifunctional D-glycero-beta-D-manno-heptose-7-phosphate kinase/D-glycero-beta-D-manno-heptose 1-phosphate adenylyltransferase HldE — translated: MKIHIPDFSQTRVLVIGDVMLDRYWYGPTSRISPEAPVPIVKVDRIEDRPGGAANVALNIASLLGQTTVLGWVGADESAQILRTQLEQRAVQCQLLTTAQHATITKLRIVSRQQQLIRMDFEDGFANAEYANLVHAYDEALSQCDAVILSDYGKGTLLDVADLIARARAAGKAVLIDPKGTDFSRYKNASVITPNQSEFEAVVGVCVDEATLIQKAEQLRQSLNLDALLITRSEKGMALFRKNQQPLLLPTHAREVFDVTGAGDTVIAVLAAGIAAKMEWADATALSNLAAGVVVAKLGTATANLRELQLAMLAHEPLQRGVVQEDALLALLARARASGERIVMTNGCFDILHAGHVAYLAQARALGDRLIVAVNSDESVKRLKGPQRPVNAVAQRMIVLSALESVDWVVPFSEDTPARIIEKLQPDVLVKGGDYKVEQIAGAESVHARGGDVIVLGFIDGCSTSGIIESIQKSM
- a CDS encoding glycosyltransferase, which gives rise to MRIAHINLARGFRGGERQTALLIQALAAMNVMQALVARQDSPLWNELKDVANLQRIKIKQPYFLRLTRLRAWRPDLLHAHEAKAAQWAFLYKIIYNIPYIITRRVLNQPKNNMFTKAVYRSSIAMSAVSSVVARILEEYMPAKTVRHIPDMVSDIPLNLELQVQLQKKYAGHYIIGHVGALSSEKGQRIIIEAAKKAAETKPTLHFVLVGEGADRIYLENKIQEYHLTNVELVGFTREVSTWISVFDVFIFPSLQEGFGSTLLDVMKLNKPIIAARTGGIPDLIRHEKNGLLITAGSALELVNAIDRLSQDKQFAQCLAKEGTQSLGSYLPVTVAECYHALYRQCLQ
- a CDS encoding glycosyltransferase family 2 protein, with product MIEHITAVIITKNAQTTLAACLESLRPFAEVVIFDNGSNDDTLIIARSYPNVKVYQGIFQGFGPTKNHAVSLANNSWVFCIDADERITPALADELTQWPLDTPDNHVAKILRENWFMGKPVRVGGWGNDRLIRLFHRVRYGFDDAPVHEKVWLNSPAVVRTFEGVLQHAAVDELGQFLIKINRYSEIRRQTSKRSYRPFIIVLRSLAAFLKSYVLKLGFLAGWRGLVIAVADANGVFFKYMKIYVYQQQPSSEKRR
- a CDS encoding glycosyltransferase, which encodes MTLRVLAVTSHSDLPETHTFIGLHQAGIAIEVISHPEAPHISKLYKAGVPVTELNIKGRYDRHAIKLIRDHLLTQQPHILHVFNNNATSNGLLAAKGINVRIIAYRGIVGNVSFFSPASWTTYLHPRIHKVICVAEAIRHYFLNMSFLGYHLPADKFVTLYKGHDLAWYQIPIADLGEFNLPEDAFVVGSVANMRPRKGIPVLIDSLRYIPRSANVHLLLVGKMEDPSLQKHIKASGQADRIHLAGFRRDAPQMMGACHASVLPALKREGLPKAVIEAMAYATPCIVTDSGGSPELIEHNVSGLVVQSGNARAIAAAIQQLAANRTLAKKMGLAGQQRIAEHFHINTTISKTLVLYQTLVASDSVLK